In a genomic window of Pseudoalteromonas xiamenensis:
- a CDS encoding GrpB family protein, translating into MSSRIIEIVDYRDTWPSEFKKAKDTLLSELTPSNVVAIHHIGSTAVTGLCAKPIIDILIEVNALNVVDLDSVKLVAIGYKPKGENGIEGRRYFQKGGNARTHHVHIFEKGRAEVFRHLVFRDYLNTHPDEARAYGDVKRRAASLCNNNSQAYCDYKDPFITALLEKAIAWHVYL; encoded by the coding sequence GTGAGTTCCCGTATTATCGAAATTGTGGATTACCGAGATACTTGGCCAAGTGAGTTCAAGAAAGCAAAAGACACGTTGTTATCAGAACTAACCCCAAGCAATGTGGTTGCTATTCACCATATTGGCAGTACAGCGGTTACAGGCCTGTGTGCAAAACCGATAATTGATATTTTAATTGAGGTCAATGCGTTGAATGTCGTCGATTTGGACTCAGTGAAACTAGTGGCCATCGGCTACAAGCCTAAAGGCGAAAATGGCATTGAAGGACGGCGATATTTCCAAAAAGGCGGTAATGCACGAACTCATCATGTTCATATTTTTGAAAAAGGTCGAGCGGAAGTGTTTCGGCATCTTGTTTTTCGTGACTACTTAAATACCCACCCTGACGAAGCTCGAGCATATGGCGACGTAAAACGCCGCGCAGCAAGTTTGTGCAACAACAATAGCCAAGCCTATTGTGATTATAAAGACCCATTCATCACCGCGCTTTTGGAAAAAGCGATTGCTTGGCATGTGTACCTGTAG
- a CDS encoding helix-turn-helix transcriptional regulator, whose protein sequence is MHKSERLFQLVNYLRSRRLAVSADTLAQAFNVSIRTIYRDIQDLQSSGVSVVGEPGVGFMLSNAELPPLMFTLPELQTLLLGSKMVSQWTDPLFCEHAASALRKIEAVIPAPMKQALDDFPIMVARFGFDEQSQASIQVVRQAIELKQRVLLRYCDAKNESSQREIEPLGMVFWGGKWTLVAFCCLRNDYREFRIDRMQHAQLLQQAFVTTSTKSMNHYVELVRARYRDECQN, encoded by the coding sequence GTGCATAAATCGGAACGCCTTTTTCAATTGGTTAATTATTTGCGAAGTCGACGATTGGCGGTTTCTGCTGATACGCTTGCACAAGCGTTCAATGTGTCCATCCGTACGATTTATCGCGATATTCAAGATTTACAATCGAGCGGTGTTTCGGTCGTTGGAGAACCGGGTGTCGGCTTTATGTTGTCTAACGCGGAACTTCCCCCGCTCATGTTTACGCTTCCCGAGCTTCAAACCTTATTGCTTGGTTCTAAAATGGTGTCACAGTGGACCGATCCGCTTTTCTGTGAACATGCGGCAAGTGCTCTTCGTAAAATTGAAGCGGTAATACCTGCTCCGATGAAGCAAGCACTGGATGACTTTCCGATTATGGTTGCGCGTTTTGGGTTTGATGAGCAAAGTCAGGCGTCCATTCAAGTTGTTCGGCAGGCAATCGAGTTAAAGCAACGTGTGCTATTAAGGTATTGCGATGCCAAAAATGAATCAAGTCAACGTGAAATAGAGCCTCTTGGCATGGTATTTTGGGGCGGTAAATGGACACTCGTCGCGTTTTGTTGTCTACGCAATGACTATCGAGAATTCAGAATAGACCGTATGCAACATGCGCAATTGCTTCAACAAGCTTTTGTAACAACATCAACTAAGTCAATGAATCACTACGTGGAGTTGGTCCGCGCTCGCTATCGTGATGAATGCCAAAACTAA
- a CDS encoding DMT family transporter gives MTSIALIAFAGNSILCRLALQGGEIDAASFTAIRLFSGSVMLALLVAFTKSQKHEVKDKSGLKLWLPPVMLFTYATSFSFAYLSLETGIGALILFAFVQLGMLGLSIFYGERLAKTEWIGIAFAFGGLTYLLLPGASSPSIFGTSLMAISGLAWAVYTYAGKGVQNPLRQTSFNFVYTLPFVTGLVVAAFGTLSVTSQGAVYAILSGAVTSGLGYAIWYAALRNLSSSLAASLQLLVPILAALGGVLFAQEVLTLRLVLASLMILGGIGLVIYGRNTSSE, from the coding sequence ATGACAAGCATCGCGCTTATCGCCTTTGCGGGGAATTCGATACTCTGTCGTCTGGCACTGCAAGGTGGCGAAATTGACGCGGCGAGTTTCACTGCTATCCGATTGTTTAGTGGCAGTGTAATGTTGGCCCTTCTCGTCGCATTTACGAAAAGTCAAAAGCACGAAGTTAAAGACAAATCAGGGCTAAAACTTTGGTTGCCCCCTGTAATGCTCTTCACCTACGCAACAAGTTTTTCCTTTGCTTACTTGTCGCTTGAGACGGGAATTGGGGCACTCATTCTTTTTGCATTTGTTCAACTTGGTATGCTTGGACTATCTATATTTTACGGCGAACGCTTAGCTAAAACTGAGTGGATAGGCATCGCGTTTGCCTTCGGTGGTTTAACTTACCTTTTGTTACCGGGTGCTTCGTCGCCATCGATTTTTGGCACATCTTTAATGGCTATTTCAGGACTAGCCTGGGCAGTTTACACGTACGCTGGCAAAGGAGTTCAAAACCCACTGAGACAAACGAGTTTCAATTTTGTCTACACCCTACCGTTTGTAACTGGGTTGGTCGTCGCTGCATTTGGCACGCTGTCGGTGACAAGCCAAGGCGCGGTTTACGCCATCTTATCAGGGGCTGTTACGTCTGGATTGGGGTATGCCATTTGGTACGCGGCGCTTCGGAACCTATCGAGCTCTCTTGCAGCAAGTTTACAACTTTTAGTGCCTATTTTAGCTGCATTGGGCGGTGTATTGTTTGCGCAGGAAGTGCTTACACTGCGTCTTGTTCTGGCAAGTTTGATGATTTTGGGTGGAATAGGGCTTGTGATATATGGGCGAAACACCTCATCAGAATAA
- a CDS encoding PPC domain-containing protein — MRTVNRIGNILSLLAISYLPSSQAIDDVEKISVFEAEHSTLATQLELADTCKQEGPFSGQNLASGDSICMANSSVRYYSIANSDKYSSLAISTAHGTGDLSLYAQNGHWPSTTGADPSSTRVGNQECIILTNPSKYWSYIAVTGSSTNASLVVDLGATSCRSSTTTPPPPPSKGNDGYKYNYAKIKVFRFEFSDTRLLWPDMAQALDDVVKYYDEQSYGKFSVGYDISAPIIRINQPKSTFDNDFHGWTKVWKAKVSEMGTNPDNPGDGTVVMMVAPQVGNFNSSAAPPSISLYHHTAGVVAHELGHALGLRHAKALEAGPGKVIGVGDYDKESLNYGNVYSMMGMGAHSLEAYNLLYKSYFNWLNDSEVPTINSSGTYRIYAFDQGRVAKSPIGLKLKSGNGQYTYWLEYRTSHKRYTGTKNGVLINLEGYFENEQDSRFWKTTSYLLDMTPGSKTPGWWGDDQTDSELVLGKSYTDHWGGFTITPTQVGGTPDSPNAWIDVKVTLH, encoded by the coding sequence ATGAGAACAGTAAATAGAATAGGAAATATATTGTCCTTGCTGGCCATTTCCTATCTGCCTTCAAGCCAAGCGATTGATGATGTTGAAAAGATATCCGTCTTTGAAGCAGAGCATAGCACGTTGGCTACGCAGCTTGAATTGGCAGATACGTGCAAGCAAGAGGGGCCTTTTTCGGGTCAAAATCTGGCAAGTGGTGATAGCATTTGTATGGCTAACAGTTCGGTCCGCTATTACAGCATCGCTAATTCAGATAAATACTCAAGTCTGGCGATAAGTACGGCTCATGGCACTGGTGACCTGAGTTTATACGCACAGAACGGTCATTGGCCGTCAACCACGGGGGCCGATCCATCGTCGACTCGTGTCGGCAATCAAGAATGCATCATTTTAACAAATCCAAGCAAGTATTGGAGCTATATTGCCGTGACGGGTAGTTCAACCAATGCTAGTTTAGTGGTGGATTTGGGGGCAACAAGTTGTCGTTCATCGACAACCACTCCACCTCCTCCGCCGTCGAAAGGCAATGATGGCTATAAATATAACTACGCGAAAATCAAGGTATTTCGATTTGAGTTTTCTGATACGCGTTTGTTGTGGCCCGATATGGCACAAGCACTAGACGATGTCGTCAAATATTATGACGAACAGTCGTATGGCAAGTTTTCGGTTGGCTACGATATTAGTGCGCCAATTATTCGGATTAACCAGCCTAAAAGTACTTTTGATAACGATTTTCATGGTTGGACTAAAGTTTGGAAGGCAAAAGTGAGTGAGATGGGGACAAACCCAGACAACCCTGGCGATGGTACGGTGGTTATGATGGTTGCACCGCAAGTCGGTAATTTCAACTCAAGCGCTGCTCCTCCGAGTATTTCGTTGTACCACCACACAGCCGGCGTTGTTGCGCATGAATTAGGCCATGCACTAGGTCTTCGTCATGCTAAAGCCCTTGAAGCTGGTCCCGGTAAGGTGATTGGCGTTGGCGATTACGATAAAGAAAGTCTCAATTACGGTAACGTTTACAGTATGATGGGCATGGGCGCTCATTCGTTAGAGGCCTATAACTTATTGTATAAAAGTTACTTTAATTGGTTGAACGACAGTGAAGTACCTACGATTAATTCATCTGGAACCTACCGAATTTATGCATTTGATCAGGGGCGTGTTGCAAAATCGCCCATAGGATTAAAACTGAAATCTGGTAATGGGCAATACACTTATTGGCTTGAGTATCGTACATCACATAAACGTTATACAGGCACAAAAAATGGCGTGTTGATTAATCTAGAAGGGTATTTCGAAAATGAACAAGACAGTCGCTTCTGGAAAACGACTTCGTACCTTTTAGACATGACACCTGGTTCAAAAACACCAGGTTGGTGGGGTGATGATCAGACCGATTCTGAATTAGTGCTAGGAAAAAGTTACACTGACCATTGGGGTGGGTTCACCATCACACCGACCCAAGTTGGTGGTACACCTGATTCTCCTAATGCATGGATAGACGTAAAAGTCACATTGCACTAA
- a CDS encoding winged helix-turn-helix domain-containing protein, producing MEVIQVGEYKFDALNSCLSKDEQVIPLDPRLLTLLTFFVENPNRIITRDELQLAIWQNVIVTDNAINKLVANLRKLFCDDAKNPQYVKTIPKQGYVFIAQISAIEPKIETPEPIPKRTEVTNQVQLVSSRTHTPYFVAFFTVMILVLGYIALYSSSASVFGDSAALSRFYGGKGSPIVTQDGETLLFLNHRQQGTGLWQTAVNAGNATLPKEIKGLPSFGELLFADSSKLMYRVKAPECGWYVSDLNLNASTVSADSTLLTSCNTLKIHWSLYLPTQNRLFALGHDKHHEHRNTLFSATVGESLQALNIELSDKWRMVSLDTYQDANKLLITTISIDGKTAVFEYQIDQSILTPVVELDFFSHHVIWDQAREGLVYTTPAPDSKLVRMDLTSREQTLLSSSSERLCCTIARHPNGVDYIYLSSDKNIDVKWLKTNYWLDNSSVIDSNPALAHTKEGHYFLSNRAGLTQLYFQSPNSPAALVPLLDDYYMIEKMALSNNDEFILLSESHRLLLSNLNERNSLQSIFLDGYIDHIQWLTNTLFSVSMTYQNQRYVEVYNSNLQRIARLEAPWRQVLADPANDNWYYFVDSKRDLYRMPTDRIFTTPSVDTGEYVGNLPMYSKLKVDNNILYLVSEFGETLSRYNVNGDIFQPLSEEPLNAYLGFDVKEDTVIFAGKETFRSQIYRTIAR from the coding sequence ATGGAAGTCATTCAAGTTGGGGAATATAAGTTCGACGCACTAAATTCTTGTCTATCAAAAGATGAACAAGTTATCCCGCTCGATCCCCGATTGCTTACTTTATTGACATTTTTTGTCGAAAACCCCAATCGTATTATCACGCGAGATGAGCTGCAGCTTGCGATTTGGCAAAACGTCATTGTGACGGACAATGCCATTAACAAGCTGGTTGCGAATTTGCGAAAACTATTTTGTGACGATGCGAAAAATCCTCAGTACGTTAAAACGATCCCTAAGCAAGGTTACGTGTTTATCGCACAGATAAGTGCTATCGAACCGAAGATAGAGACGCCTGAACCCATACCGAAAAGAACAGAAGTTACTAATCAGGTGCAGCTTGTTTCGTCACGTACTCATACCCCATACTTTGTCGCTTTTTTCACTGTGATGATATTGGTGCTTGGCTATATTGCTTTGTATTCCTCTTCTGCTTCCGTGTTTGGCGATAGTGCAGCGCTTTCTCGCTTTTATGGTGGAAAAGGCTCCCCTATCGTGACGCAAGATGGTGAGACATTATTGTTTTTAAATCATCGCCAACAAGGTACCGGACTTTGGCAAACTGCGGTCAACGCAGGAAATGCAACATTGCCCAAAGAAATTAAAGGTCTGCCTAGTTTTGGCGAACTGTTGTTTGCAGACTCCAGTAAACTCATGTATCGCGTTAAAGCGCCAGAGTGCGGTTGGTATGTCAGCGACTTGAATTTAAATGCAAGTACGGTCAGTGCTGATTCAACGTTGTTGACCTCTTGCAACACGCTAAAAATTCATTGGTCTTTGTACCTGCCTACACAAAACAGACTCTTTGCATTAGGTCACGATAAACACCACGAACATCGCAATACGCTGTTTAGCGCGACGGTAGGTGAATCACTTCAAGCGCTGAACATCGAACTGAGCGACAAATGGAGGATGGTCAGCCTAGATACCTATCAAGACGCGAATAAACTGCTCATAACCACGATTTCAATTGATGGCAAAACCGCTGTGTTTGAATATCAAATCGACCAGTCGATACTGACGCCAGTTGTTGAACTCGACTTTTTTAGTCATCACGTTATTTGGGATCAGGCGCGCGAAGGTCTTGTTTATACAACTCCGGCACCTGATAGCAAATTGGTGAGAATGGACTTAACCAGTCGCGAGCAAACGTTACTGTCCTCCAGCAGTGAAAGGCTTTGCTGTACAATTGCACGTCATCCAAATGGGGTTGATTACATTTACTTAAGCAGTGATAAAAACATCGATGTGAAGTGGTTGAAAACAAACTATTGGCTAGATAACAGCAGTGTCATCGATTCCAATCCTGCGCTTGCGCACACAAAAGAAGGTCACTATTTCTTATCGAATCGGGCCGGACTCACCCAACTGTACTTTCAATCACCAAATTCGCCCGCAGCGCTGGTGCCGTTGCTAGATGATTACTACATGATTGAAAAAATGGCGTTATCCAATAACGACGAATTCATTTTGTTGTCTGAAAGTCATCGGCTTTTACTGAGCAATTTAAACGAACGTAACTCTTTGCAATCAATCTTCTTAGATGGTTACATCGACCACATTCAATGGTTAACGAATACGTTGTTTTCAGTTTCTATGACCTATCAAAATCAGCGATATGTTGAGGTTTATAATTCTAACCTCCAACGAATTGCCCGCCTCGAAGCACCATGGCGTCAGGTATTAGCCGATCCAGCAAATGATAACTGGTATTATTTTGTAGATAGTAAGAGGGATTTATATCGTATGCCGACAGATCGTATTTTTACGACACCATCGGTTGATACTGGTGAATACGTTGGTAATTTACCCATGTACTCAAAACTGAAAGTGGACAACAATATTTTGTATTTAGTGTCTGAATTCGGTGAAACACTTAGTCGCTACAACGTCAATGGAGATATCTTCCAGCCACTTTCGGAAGAGCCTCTAAATGCCTATCTCGGTTTTGATGTAAAAGAGGACACGGTTATTTTCGCAGGGAAAGAAACCTTCCGAAGCCAAATCTATCGAACCATCGCGAGGTAA
- a CDS encoding carbohydrate binding family 9 domain-containing protein encodes MKKQLSLLSIAILSGYSLAAESVQFKNELKGNAATGYAFSRANLNLKKARVAPVIDGQFSENEWQDAVQITDFVVFRPSLGDKPTYPVTAYLSYDENFLYVAAEIHQPQNTITDRVLTQGSDLWNEDYFGITLDTNYDKRDAYLFHVSPSGVKEDGLVDGTDYIGQWSTLWYAKTAVFDDGWRVEMAIPMQSISFEKNIETWGIQLRHKLSSPYQQVYWNLNDGEANGWTAGQVAPISGLQGLEQGIGVELRPGLAYKSNDDESEWVPSLDAFYKITPSLTGVVTVNTDFSGTEVDEVDMNMSRFAQYFDEKRDFFLQDSQVFNFGGINDGYPNAMAFYSRRIGQGKSDGILDINWGTKLTGQIGDTRVGVLSVNQQRDGDKDETTQLSVARVSQQVADHHQVGLITTQGSADNRDNSGLWGVDYRYENSIFNEQRIEGYGWYQETEKQHEDEDTKAYGIQLYLPNDAVYFRAKYRYVGDDFDPALGFVNRKGVQYYEFVNHLRYRPTDGWLADHINYFQTNVFYWQTDDTNNERLSQEYRLRPFQVEFKDSSFFYIQHETRKENLKTPFKMGRNITFNNDEFKFSRWYAYFRSDSSKPIYGNVRVSRGEFYDSDMKHLEFTLNYKPNKHFSFELSRQNYYYQRESQRENMFGTRFKMDVAFDSDWSWNTLLQHNTQSDTLSVFTRLRYQSKPDELYQLTLSQGYDMEDGWHERVKTADETALKLNYIFRW; translated from the coding sequence ATGAAAAAACAACTTTCTTTGCTCAGTATAGCGATACTTTCTGGCTACTCATTAGCGGCTGAATCGGTGCAATTTAAAAATGAACTAAAAGGCAATGCTGCAACGGGCTACGCATTTTCACGTGCGAATTTGAACCTAAAAAAGGCGCGCGTCGCCCCAGTCATTGACGGACAATTCTCGGAGAATGAATGGCAGGACGCTGTTCAAATTACGGACTTTGTCGTGTTTAGACCCTCATTGGGCGATAAGCCAACCTACCCCGTTACGGCATACTTGAGTTATGACGAAAACTTTCTCTATGTTGCGGCTGAAATTCATCAGCCACAAAACACGATCACGGACCGAGTACTGACGCAAGGCAGTGATCTGTGGAACGAAGATTATTTCGGTATTACGTTAGACACAAATTACGATAAGCGGGACGCCTATTTATTTCATGTGAGTCCTTCGGGTGTGAAAGAAGACGGATTAGTTGATGGAACCGATTACATAGGACAATGGTCAACGCTGTGGTACGCCAAAACGGCGGTTTTTGATGACGGTTGGCGAGTTGAAATGGCCATTCCTATGCAATCAATTTCATTTGAAAAAAACATCGAAACGTGGGGGATTCAACTTCGGCATAAACTCTCTTCGCCTTACCAACAAGTTTACTGGAACTTAAATGACGGCGAGGCAAATGGTTGGACAGCAGGTCAAGTTGCGCCTATTTCTGGCTTACAAGGGCTAGAACAAGGCATTGGGGTAGAGCTTCGACCAGGGCTTGCGTACAAGTCAAATGATGATGAGAGCGAATGGGTCCCTTCGCTGGATGCTTTTTATAAAATAACGCCCAGCCTAACTGGGGTTGTGACCGTAAACACGGATTTTTCTGGTACGGAAGTGGATGAAGTCGACATGAACATGTCGAGATTTGCCCAGTATTTTGACGAAAAACGCGATTTTTTCCTGCAAGACAGTCAGGTGTTTAATTTTGGAGGGATCAATGATGGGTATCCTAATGCCATGGCCTTTTACTCGCGTCGAATTGGTCAGGGTAAATCGGATGGAATTTTAGATATCAACTGGGGCACCAAACTTACAGGGCAAATTGGTGACACGCGAGTAGGTGTCTTATCAGTAAATCAGCAACGTGATGGCGACAAAGACGAAACCACACAGTTGAGCGTAGCCCGAGTCAGCCAGCAGGTAGCCGATCATCATCAAGTTGGCCTTATAACGACACAGGGCAGTGCGGACAACCGCGATAATTCAGGTCTTTGGGGTGTCGATTATCGTTATGAAAACAGTATATTCAATGAGCAACGTATCGAAGGCTATGGATGGTATCAAGAAACCGAAAAGCAACATGAAGACGAGGATACAAAGGCCTACGGTATACAGCTTTACTTACCCAATGATGCTGTTTATTTTCGCGCGAAGTATCGTTACGTTGGTGATGATTTCGATCCAGCACTTGGTTTTGTGAACCGTAAAGGTGTTCAATACTATGAGTTTGTGAATCACTTACGTTACCGACCAACGGACGGCTGGCTTGCAGATCATATTAACTACTTTCAAACCAATGTCTTTTATTGGCAGACAGACGACACGAACAACGAACGCCTAAGCCAAGAGTATCGACTAAGACCGTTTCAAGTGGAATTCAAGGATTCATCCTTTTTCTACATACAGCACGAAACGCGAAAAGAAAACTTGAAAACGCCATTTAAAATGGGCCGCAATATTACATTCAATAATGATGAATTTAAATTCTCTCGCTGGTACGCCTATTTCCGAAGCGATTCGAGTAAGCCGATTTACGGTAACGTTCGAGTGAGTCGAGGTGAGTTTTACGACAGTGACATGAAACATCTTGAGTTTACCTTAAACTATAAACCTAACAAGCATTTCAGTTTTGAATTGAGCAGACAAAACTACTATTACCAACGAGAATCACAACGCGAAAATATGTTTGGTACACGCTTCAAAATGGATGTTGCCTTTGACAGTGATTGGTCATGGAACACCTTACTGCAACACAATACTCAATCCGATACCTTGTCCGTCTTTACGCGACTGCGCTACCAAAGTAAACCAGACGAACTCTATCAGCTTACATTGAGCCAAGGTTATGATATGGAAGACGGATGGCACGAGCGTGTGAAAACAGCAGATGAAACTGCCCTTAAACTCAACTATATTTTTCGCTGGTAA